The following are from one region of the Populus trichocarpa isolate Nisqually-1 chromosome 8, P.trichocarpa_v4.1, whole genome shotgun sequence genome:
- the LOC7494950 gene encoding GATA transcription factor 8, translated as MIGQTNTTSNFMDEIDCGSFFEHIDDLLEFPSDDVDATLPDCTTTNNHTSCFMNNDDNSFPGIWSTQSDSLPGSASDLSAELSVPYEDIVQLEWLSNFVEDSFSGGSLTMKKEESTIVNNKESPPHHQYQFQTSSPVSVLESSSSCSGEKTAPRSPEVGASGKRGRARSKRPRPATFTPRPAMQLISPTSSITEVPQPFVPPKIALDSENFAESRLVIKIPNHVDPEHKKKKKIKFTVPLGPVEMNQNSSPQQAVRKCMHCEITKTPQWRAGPMGPKTLCNACGVRYKSGRLFPEYRPAASPTFVPSLHSNSHKKVVEMRAKSGEKITVSRPAAMVANPPELIPNKSNPAMDYI; from the exons atgatTGGACAGACAAATACTACTAGTAATTTCATGGACGAGATAGATTGTGGAAGCTTTTTCGAGCACATCGACGACCTCCTCGAATTCCCTTCTGATGATGTCGACGCTACTTTACCTGACTGCACCACCACAAACAACCATACCAGTTGTTTCATGAACAACGATGATAACTCGTTTCCTGGTATTTGGTCGACTCAGTCCGACTCGCTCCCGGGTTCTGCCTCTGACCTATCTGCCGAGTTGTCCGTTCCT TATGAAGATATTGTTCAGCTGGAATGGCTATCAAACTTTGTGGAGGATTCCTTCTCTGGAGGAAGCCTGACGATGAAGAAAGAGGAGTCCACAATCGTCAACAACAAGGAATCGCCGCCACATCACCAGTACCAGTTCCAGACTTCCAGCCCAGTTTCTGTCCTTGAGAGCAGTAGCTCCTGCTCAGGAGAGAAAACTGCACCGCGTAGCCCTGAAGTTGGTGCTTCTGGCAAACGTGGGCGTGCTCGTAGCAAGCGTCCTCGCCCTGCTACATTCACTCCTCGTCCAGCAATGCAACTCATTTCGCCCACTTCGTCAATCACTGAGGTTCCCCAGCCATTCGTTCCACCTAAGATCGCTTTGGACTCTGAGAACTTTGCTGAGTCCAGACTTGTGATCAAGATACCGAACCATGTTGACCCAGaacataagaagaagaagaaaattaagttTACTGTTCCGTTAGGTCCCGTGGAGATGAACCAAAACTCATCACCACAGCAAGCAGTGAGAAAATGCATGCATTGTGAGATAACCAAGACACCACAATGGAGAGCAGGGCCAATGGGACCAAAAACCCTTTGCAATGCTTGTGGTGTTCGCTACAAGTCAGGTCGGCTTTTCCCCGAGTACCGGCCCGCGGCTAGTCCAACCTTCGTTCCTTCCCTGCATTCCAATTCCCATAAGAAAGTTGTTGAGATGAGAGCAAAGTCTGGGGAGAAAATTACTGTCAGCAGACCTGCTGCAATGGTGGCCAACCCGCCGGAGTTGATTCCTAATAAGAGCAACCCTGCAATGGATTACATATAA
- the LOC7494951 gene encoding auxin response factor 18, producing the protein MFEAKLRDGYTQVLQIPKLHSGPMIREFQVMNPPKEQMRVAEKCLDSQLWHACAGSMVQMPAVNSKVFYFPQGHAEHAQGSVDFGHFQIPALIPCKVSAIKYMAEPETDEVYAKIRLTPSSNSDLMFGDGCGEDSDDRLPNGIESQEKPASFAKTLTQSDANNGGGFSVPRYCAETIFPRLDYTAEPPVQTILAKDVHGETWKFRHIYRGTPRRHLLTTGWSNFVNQKKLVAGDSIVFLRAENGDLCVGIRRAKRGIGGGNECSSGWNSFGGYSGFLREDESKLTRRNGNGDMKGKVKPESVIEAASLAANGQPFEVVYYPRASTPEFCVRASAVRTAMHIQWCPGMRFKMAFETEDSSRISWFMGTISSVQFADPIRWPNSPWRLLQVAWDEPDLLQNVKRVSPWLAELVSNMPAIHLSPFSPPRKKLRLPQPPDFPLLGQIPMPSFTGIPLRSNSPLCCVSDNIPAGIQGARHAQFELSSSDLHFNKLQSGLFPVDFQRRDHAASPSRISSGNFMGNTKKSENISCLLTMGNSSQSLKESSETKTPHFVLFGQLIVTDQQSSQSCSGDTNANSSSDGNLGKASSDGSGSALQQNGPMENSSDERSTWYKDHQKTDLGLETDHCKVFLESEDIGRTLDLSVLGSYEELHRKLASMFGIESSEMLSNVLYRDAAGATKHAGDEPFSEFLKTARRLTILSYASRDNFGR; encoded by the exons ATGTTTGAAGCAAAACTTAGAGACG GTTATACCCAGGTTCTTCAAATCCCAAAACTACATAGTGGTCCAATGATTAGGGAGTTTCAAGTTATGAATCCCCCAAAGGAACAAATGAGAGTGGCAGAAAAATGTTTAGATTCACAATTATGGCATGCTTGTGCTGGTAGCATGGTTCAAATGCCAGCAGTTAACTCGAAAGTTTTCTATTTTCCTCAGGGTCATGCTGAACATGCTCAGGGGAGTGTGGATTTTGGTCATTTTCAGATTCCTGCACTAATCCCTTGTAAGGTATCCGCTATTAAGTACATGGCAGAACCTGAAACTGATGAGGTTTATGCCAAAATTAGGCTAACCCCATCCAGTAATAGTGATTTAATGTTTGGAGATGGTTGTGGTGAAGATAGTGATGATAGGTTGCCTAACGGGATTGAGTCTCAAGAGAAGCCTGCTTCTTTTGCCAAGACATTGACTCAATCTGATGCTAATAATGGTGGTGGGTTCTCTGTGCCACGTTATTGCGCTGAGACTATATTTCCAAGATTGGATTACACCGCTGAGCCTCCTGTGCAGACCATTCTTGCCAAGGATGTGCACGGAGAGACTTGGAAATTTAGGCATATTTACAGAGGGACTCCTCGTCGCCATTTGTTGACTACTGGATGGAGTAATTTTGTGAATCAAAAGAAGCTTGTGGCTGGGGACTCTATTGTGTTTTTGAGAGCAGAGAATGGGGACCTTTGTGTTGGAATTAGACGTGCTAAGAGAGGGATCGGTGGTGGAAATGAATGCTCATCGGGGTGGAATTCATTTGGGGGCTATTCTGGGTTTTTGAGGGAAGATGAGAGTAAATTGACGAGGAGGAATGGTAATGGGGATATGAAGGGGAAAGTGAAGCCCGAGTCTGTTATTGAAGCTGCATCTCTTGCAGCCAATGGGCAACCTTTTGAAGTTGTCTATTATCCAAGAGCGAGTACTCCAGAATTTTGTGTAAGGGCCTCAGCTGTGAGGACTGCAATGCATATTCAGTGGTGTCCAGGGATGAGGTTCAAAATGGCATTTGAGACCGAGGATTCGTCTCGGATTAGCTGGTTCATGGGAACTATATCTTCTGTTCAGTTTGCTGACCCCATCCGCTGGCCAAATTCTCCATGGCGACTTCTACAG GTAGCATGGGATGAGCCAGATCTACTGCAGAATGTGAAGCGCGTTAGCCCATGGTTGGCTGAACTGGTATCAAACATGCCAGCCATTCATCTCTCACCCTTCTCACCCCCAAGAAAGAAGTTGAGACTTCCACAACCCCCGGACTTTCCCTTACTTGGTCAAATTCCAATGCCGTCATTTACCGGCATCCCGCTTAGGTCGAACAGTCCCTTATGCTGTGTCTCAGATAACATTCCTGCAGGCATACAGGGAGCCAGGCATGCTCAATTTGAACTATCTTCATCAGATCTCCACTTCAACAAACTGCAGTCGGGACTGTTCCCAGTTGATTTCCAGCGACGTGATCATGCTGCCTCGCCTTCTAGAATCTCCAGTGGTAACTTCATGGGCAATACTAAAAAAAGTGAGAATATTTCTTGCTTGCTGACAATGGGAAATTCCTCACAGAGTTTGAAGGAAAGCAGTGAAACAAAGACACCCCACTTTGTACTGTTTGGTCAGCTTATTGTTACCGATCAGCAGAGTTCTCAAAGCTGCTCTGGTGATACAAATGCAAACAGTTCATCAGATGGAAATCTAGGGAAGGCCAGCTCTGATGGGTCTGGTTCTGCATTACAACAGAATGGCCCGATGGAAAATTCTTCAGATGAGAGGTCTACTTGGTACAAGGATCACCAAAAAACTGATCTTGGCCTGGAGACTGATCATTGCAAGGTGTTCTTGGAATCAGAGGATATTGGTCGAACCCTTGACCTATCAGTCCTTGGTTCATACGAAGAGCTGCACAGAAAGTTGGCTAGTATGTTTGGCATTGAGAGTTCAGAGATGCTGAGCAATGTGCTTTACCGGGATGCAGCTGGCGCCACCAAACACGCTGGAGATGAGCCCTTTAG TGAGTTTTTGAAGACAGCAAGAAGGTTAACAATTCTTTCTTATGCAAGTAGAGACAACTTCGGAAGGTAG
- the LOC7494952 gene encoding ubiquitin-like protein 5, with translation MLEVVLNDRLGKKVRVKCNDDDTIGDLKKLVAAQTGTRAEKIRIQKWYNIYKDHITLKDYEIHDGMGLELYYN, from the coding sequence ATGTTGGAGGTGGTGTTGAACGATCGTTTGGGAAAGAAAGTGAGAGTGAAGTGCAACGACGACGACACGATCGGCGACCTCAAGAAGCTCGTGGCGGCCCAGACCGGTACCCGAGCTGAGAAGATCCGGATCCAGAAGTGGTACAACATCTATAAAGACCATATTACCCTCAAGGATTACGAGATTCATGATGGCATGGGCCTCGAGCTCTACTACAACTAG